A single genomic interval of Microbacterium sp. BLY harbors:
- a CDS encoding anthranilate synthase component I family protein, which translates to MPHRLRPRLLTSWVTPEQVFPALAEQEADVFWLDAGPKATEGWSLLGTGVAEPLPAGVRLDTSPPDEGVPPFLGGWVGWRDYESGAARAGAPVAAEPEPDARTWLHVTAALAFDHAAHRLWLLTPEDGGQEHEHRMRALLTTESPERPRRPLAEGRRVAHARHTPAAYEALIGRCRDLIHAGIAYQLCLTTRFTVPGAHDPVAVYERLRAATPAHHGGFLRIGGRALLSASPEQFLHARGGVIRTRPIKGTRPRGADAATDEALAAELAADPKERAENVMIVDLMRNDLSRVCVPGSIRVDGLWTVESYPAVHQLVSTVSGTAAEGTTVGTLLEAAFPAGSMTGAPKLSAMTRLWELEDGPRDIYAGCFGYIGADGTLDLAMVIRSIVVDEGAAFVGAGGGITWGSVPAAEVREVATKARAPLAALGAEMPATWRSDILN; encoded by the coding sequence GTGCCCCACCGCCTGCGCCCCCGCCTGCTGACGAGCTGGGTGACGCCGGAGCAGGTCTTCCCGGCGCTCGCGGAACAGGAGGCGGACGTCTTTTGGCTCGATGCCGGCCCGAAGGCGACCGAGGGGTGGAGCCTCCTCGGCACCGGGGTGGCGGAGCCGCTCCCGGCGGGGGTGCGCCTCGACACGAGCCCGCCCGACGAGGGGGTGCCGCCGTTCCTCGGGGGATGGGTCGGCTGGCGGGACTACGAGAGCGGTGCTGCCCGGGCCGGGGCCCCGGTCGCCGCGGAGCCGGAGCCGGACGCGCGCACCTGGCTGCACGTGACGGCGGCCCTCGCGTTCGATCATGCGGCGCACCGCCTGTGGCTCCTCACGCCGGAGGACGGCGGCCAGGAGCACGAGCACCGGATGCGCGCGCTCCTGACCACCGAGAGTCCGGAGCGTCCGCGGCGTCCCCTGGCCGAAGGACGACGCGTCGCGCACGCCCGCCACACCCCGGCCGCGTACGAGGCCCTCATCGGCCGATGCCGCGACCTCATCCATGCCGGTATCGCCTATCAGCTGTGCCTCACCACACGGTTCACCGTGCCCGGCGCCCACGACCCCGTCGCCGTGTACGAGAGACTCCGGGCGGCGACGCCCGCGCACCACGGCGGATTCCTGCGCATCGGCGGACGCGCCCTCCTCAGCGCCAGCCCCGAGCAGTTCCTCCACGCCCGCGGCGGCGTCATCCGCACCCGCCCCATCAAGGGGACACGGCCGCGGGGCGCCGACGCGGCGACCGACGAAGCGCTCGCCGCCGAACTGGCCGCCGACCCCAAGGAGCGGGCCGAGAACGTCATGATCGTCGACCTCATGCGCAACGACCTCTCCCGGGTCTGCGTGCCCGGCAGCATCCGCGTCGACGGTCTCTGGACCGTCGAGAGCTACCCGGCGGTTCATCAGCTCGTCAGCACCGTCAGCGGCACCGCGGCGGAGGGCACGACCGTCGGGACGCTGCTGGAGGCGGCCTTCCCGGCGGGGAGCATGACCGGCGCCCCGAAGCTGTCGGCCATGACGCGGCTGTGGGAGCTCGAAGACGGTCCGCGTGACATCTACGCCGGCTGCTTCGGGTACATCGGCGCGGACGGGACCCTTGACCTGGCGATGGTGATCCGCAGCATCGTCGTCGACGAGGGGGCGGCCTTCGTCGGTGCGGGCGGCGGGATCACCTGGGGATCGGTGCCGGCCGCCGAGGTGCGCGAGGTCGCCACCAAGGCCCGCGCACCGCTCGCCGCGCTCGGCGCGGAAATGCCCGCGACCTGGCGTTCCGATATCCTGAACTGA